A genomic region of Staphylococcus roterodami contains the following coding sequences:
- a CDS encoding ATP-dependent RecD-like DNA helicase, whose translation MSDPTLFDYSMIKGTVEAILFQNSDNFYTVLKVDTIETNEDFDTMPTVVGFLPNIVEGDVYTFKGQVVEHPRYGKQLKAETFEKELPQTKEAIISYLSSELFKGVGKKTAQNIVNTLGENAINDILDDPTVLEKVSGLPKKKQKQIAEQISANQESEKIMIRLHDLGFGPKLSMAIYQFYLGDTLSILDQNPYQLIYDIKGIGFNKADQLARNIGIAFNDNERLKAALLYTLEEECIKQGHTYLPINVVIDLTADVLNYQDTEYIDSEKLDEMLQFLNEEKKLIIDNEQVAIPSLYYSEIKSVQNLFRIKTHTNKLTEIEQSDLQMHIGDIEDANQVNYAASQREALQTAINSKVMLLTGGPGTGKTTVIKGIVELYAEIHGLSLDYDDYVNDDYPVVLAAPTGRASKRLQESTGLEAMTIHRLIGWNQDTKPEDILDNEINARLIIIDEMSMVDTWLFHQFLSAVPLDAQLIFVGDEDQLPSVGPGQVFKDLIESKAIPRVNLTEVYRQQDGSSIIELAHRMKLGQKIDITQRFHDRSFINCQANQIPDVVEKVVTSAVNKGYTMADIQVLAPMYKGNAGIKRLNQVLQDILNPKEKDTREIEFGDVVFRKGDKVLQLVNRPNDNIFNGDIGVIVGIFWAKENALNKDVLVVDFEGNEITFTKQDMMELTHAYCTSIHKSQGSEFPIVIMPIVKQYFRMLQRPILYTGLTRAKTSLVLLGDPEAFDIGLKTNGQERLTQLCTLLKGYFNNDSVESTLSIVENSTSSKQNDSTESEDNQIESLNDNPEEDLSENVSAQKSNIVLTEATIFKIDPMINMGEITPYDFIER comes from the coding sequence ATGTCAGACCCTACACTATTTGATTATTCGATGATCAAGGGTACTGTTGAAGCAATATTGTTTCAAAACAGTGATAATTTTTACACGGTACTCAAAGTAGATACCATTGAAACAAATGAAGATTTTGACACAATGCCGACAGTCGTAGGGTTTCTTCCAAATATTGTTGAAGGAGATGTCTACACATTTAAAGGACAAGTTGTTGAACATCCTCGTTATGGTAAACAATTAAAAGCCGAAACATTTGAAAAAGAATTACCACAAACGAAAGAAGCTATCATAAGTTATTTATCAAGTGAATTGTTTAAAGGTGTAGGTAAAAAAACTGCTCAAAATATTGTAAATACGCTTGGTGAAAATGCGATTAACGATATATTAGACGATCCAACTGTATTGGAAAAAGTTTCAGGGTTACCGAAAAAGAAACAAAAGCAAATTGCAGAACAAATTTCAGCAAATCAAGAATCAGAAAAAATTATGATTCGTTTGCATGACTTAGGATTCGGTCCTAAACTTTCAATGGCAATTTATCAATTTTATCTTGGAGACACATTATCGATTTTAGATCAAAACCCATATCAATTAATTTACGATATTAAAGGTATTGGTTTTAACAAGGCAGATCAACTTGCTAGAAATATTGGGATAGCATTTAACGATAATGAGCGATTAAAAGCAGCATTGCTTTATACATTAGAGGAAGAATGTATAAAACAAGGGCATACGTATTTGCCAATTAATGTTGTAATTGATTTAACTGCTGATGTATTAAATTATCAAGACACTGAGTACATCGATTCTGAAAAGTTAGATGAAATGTTGCAATTTTTGAATGAAGAAAAGAAATTAATCATTGATAATGAGCAGGTGGCAATTCCTAGCTTGTACTACTCAGAAATCAAAAGCGTTCAAAATTTATTTCGAATAAAGACGCATACAAATAAACTTACTGAAATTGAACAATCCGATTTACAAATGCATATTGGTGATATTGAAGATGCAAATCAAGTGAACTATGCAGCTTCACAAAGAGAAGCTTTACAAACAGCAATTAATTCTAAAGTAATGTTGTTAACTGGAGGTCCTGGTACTGGGAAAACAACAGTAATTAAAGGCATAGTAGAATTGTACGCAGAAATTCATGGTTTATCTTTAGATTATGATGATTATGTTAACGACGACTACCCTGTCGTATTAGCAGCGCCAACAGGAAGAGCATCAAAACGTCTACAAGAGTCTACCGGATTAGAGGCAATGACCATTCATCGCTTAATTGGTTGGAATCAAGATACAAAGCCAGAAGATATTTTAGATAATGAGATAAATGCACGATTAATTATTATTGATGAAATGTCAATGGTGGATACATGGCTGTTTCATCAGTTTTTAAGTGCGGTTCCTTTAGATGCACAATTAATATTTGTAGGTGATGAAGATCAACTGCCTTCAGTAGGTCCTGGACAAGTTTTTAAAGATTTAATTGAATCTAAAGCGATTCCTAGAGTGAATCTAACAGAAGTTTACCGACAACAAGATGGTTCAAGTATCATTGAATTAGCACATCGAATGAAATTAGGGCAGAAAATTGATATTACACAACGTTTTCATGATCGTAGTTTTATTAATTGCCAAGCTAATCAAATTCCTGACGTTGTTGAAAAAGTAGTAACTAGTGCAGTTAATAAAGGATATACGATGGCAGATATCCAAGTTCTTGCACCAATGTATAAAGGAAATGCTGGTATTAAAAGATTAAATCAAGTTTTACAAGATATATTAAATCCTAAAGAAAAAGACACACGTGAAATTGAATTTGGTGATGTTGTATTTAGAAAAGGAGATAAAGTTCTACAACTTGTTAATCGACCTAATGACAATATATTTAATGGTGATATAGGTGTTATCGTTGGCATTTTTTGGGCTAAGGAAAATGCACTTAATAAAGATGTCCTTGTGGTTGATTTTGAAGGTAATGAAATTACATTTACAAAACAAGATATGATGGAGTTAACACATGCATATTGTACATCGATTCATAAATCACAAGGTTCAGAATTTCCAATTGTTATTATGCCGATTGTAAAACAATATTTTAGAATGTTACAAAGACCTATCTTATACACAGGTTTAACTAGGGCTAAAACAAGTTTGGTTTTACTGGGTGATCCAGAAGCATTTGATATTGGTTTGAAAACAAACGGGCAAGAACGTTTAACGCAGTTGTGCACATTATTAAAAGGATATTTTAATAATGACTCAGTTGAAAGTACGCTGTCCATTGTTGAAAACAGTACAAGTTCTAAACAAAATGATTCAACTGAGAGTGAAGATAATCAGATTGAATCACTGAACGATAACCCTGAAGAAGACTTATCTGAAAATGTATCAGCACAAAAAAGCAATATTGTTCTAACTGAAGCTACTATATTTAAAATAGATCCTATGATTAATATGGGGGAAATCACACCATATGACTTCATAGAACGTTGA
- a CDS encoding tetratricopeptide repeat protein: MIDQHTIYQYIQNGQIEAALQALFDNIEEDPTIIENYINAGIVLADANEIEKAERFFQKALTIDSQNGIVFYNLANIYYNQQRYQESIKLYQQALRTNIEQVDCNYMIGMAFNQLEAFKQALPFLMTAAELDENNDIEVQFQYGLVLCQLEMFDEAITQLKHVLTIDENHVDARYNLGLATFMKNEDIDEAIGHFKEAVRIDPKHLLSQHALKTFTTMKEEE, from the coding sequence ATGATAGATCAACATACAATATATCAATACATTCAAAATGGGCAAATAGAAGCTGCGTTACAAGCACTTTTCGATAATATCGAAGAAGATCCTACTATAATTGAAAACTATATTAATGCCGGTATTGTTTTAGCAGATGCAAATGAGATTGAAAAAGCAGAACGATTTTTCCAGAAAGCTTTAACAATCGATTCACAAAATGGTATTGTTTTTTATAATTTAGCTAACATATATTACAATCAACAACGTTATCAAGAATCGATTAAATTATACCAACAAGCGTTGCGAACAAACATTGAACAAGTTGATTGTAACTATATGATTGGTATGGCGTTTAATCAATTAGAAGCATTTAAACAAGCCTTACCATTTTTAATGACTGCTGCTGAATTAGATGAAAATAATGATATAGAAGTTCAATTTCAATATGGTCTTGTCTTATGTCAACTTGAAATGTTCGATGAAGCTATTACACAACTTAAACATGTTTTAACTATTGATGAAAATCATGTTGATGCAAGATACAACTTAGGCTTAGCAACATTTATGAAAAATGAAGATATTGACGAAGCTATCGGCCATTTTAAAGAAGCGGTAAGAATTGACCCTAAACATTTGTTAAGTCAACACGCATTGAAAACATTCACCACAATGAAAGAGGAGGAATAG
- the mnmA gene encoding tRNA 2-thiouridine(34) synthase MnmA, whose protein sequence is MSNKDVRVVVGMSGGVDSSVTAHVLKEQGYDVIGIFMKNWDDTDENGVCTATEDYNDVIEVCNQIGIPYYAVNFEKEYWDKVFTYFLDEYKKGRTPNPDVMCNKEIKFKAFLDHAMNLGADYVATGHYARIRRHEDGHVEMLRGVDNNKDQTYFLNQLSQDQLSNVMFPIGDIEKSEVRRIAEEQGLVTAKKKDSTGICFIGEKNFKTFLSQYLPAQPGDMVTLDGKKMGKHSGLMYYTIGQRHGLGIGGDGDPWFVVGKNLKDNILYVEQGFHHNALYSDYLIASDYSFVNPEDNDLENGFECTAKFRYRQKDTKVFVKRENEHAIRVTFDEPVRAITPGQAVVFYQGDVCLGGATIDDVYKNAGQLNYVV, encoded by the coding sequence GTGTCAAATAAAGATGTTCGTGTTGTGGTCGGCATGTCAGGCGGTGTAGATAGTTCTGTAACAGCACATGTATTAAAAGAGCAAGGTTATGATGTCATAGGCATATTTATGAAAAACTGGGACGATACAGATGAAAATGGTGTGTGTACAGCTACAGAAGATTACAATGATGTTATTGAAGTTTGTAATCAAATAGGCATTCCATACTATGCTGTGAATTTCGAGAAAGAATACTGGGATAAAGTATTTACGTATTTCTTAGATGAATATAAAAAAGGACGCACACCAAACCCAGATGTAATGTGTAATAAAGAAATTAAATTTAAAGCATTTTTAGATCATGCGATGAATTTAGGTGCGGATTATGTGGCAACAGGACATTATGCACGTATTCGTCGTCATGAAGATGGACATGTTGAAATGTTGCGAGGCGTTGATAATAATAAAGATCAAACGTATTTCTTAAATCAATTGTCTCAAGATCAACTTTCAAATGTAATGTTCCCAATCGGAGATATCGAAAAGAGTGAAGTACGTCGTATTGCTGAGGAACAAGGACTTGTTACTGCCAAGAAAAAAGACTCAACTGGTATTTGTTTTATCGGTGAGAAAAACTTTAAAACATTCTTGTCTCAATATTTACCTGCACAACCAGGCGATATGGTAACACTTGATGGTAAAAAAATGGGTAAACATAGTGGTTTGATGTATTATACGATTGGCCAACGACATGGATTAGGTATCGGTGGTGATGGTGATCCTTGGTTTGTAGTTGGTAAAAATTTAAAAGACAATATTCTATATGTAGAACAAGGTTTCCATCACAATGCGCTTTACAGTGATTACCTTATTGCTTCTGATTATTCGTTTGTTAATCCTGAAGATAATGATTTAGAAAATGGTTTTGAATGTACTGCGAAATTTAGATATCGACAAAAAGATACTAAAGTTTTTGTAAAGCGTGAAAATGAACATGCTATACGTGTTACTTTTGATGAACCTGTAAGAGCAATCACACCGGGACAAGCTGTTGTCTTTTATCAAGGTGATGTTTGTCTTGGAGGAGCAACAATTGATGATGTATATAAAAATGCAGGCCAACTAAATTATGTCGTATAA
- a CDS encoding cysteine desulfurase, which produces MEIYADYAATTPVKPEVIDAMMTIYNSHYGNPSSIHAKGREARKYLDESRRKIGQLLGANTHEIIFTSGATESNNTAIKGIVKANEQLGNHIITSKIEHHSVLHVFEQLEREGFDVTYLDVDDTGAIDLDQLEETITDKTILVSIMFVNNEVGTVQQIYDIQDIIAETNAYFHVDAVQAIGHLDVKFDEFNIDAMSITAHKFGGPKGVGALLVKDHVTLDYPQLGGEQELKRRAGTENLAQIVGMAKALQLAEENRDNNNIHLMNLKEQFLVKLQERAIPFELNGSMTESTGHIVNLYFPFVEVETMLTLLDMAQVYVSSGSACTAGSTQPSHVLDAMFEDEERSNHSIRFSFNELTTENEINTIVAEIHKIYFKFKEES; this is translated from the coding sequence ATGGAAATTTATGCAGATTATGCTGCGACCACGCCGGTAAAACCTGAAGTGATTGATGCGATGATGACAATATACAATTCTCATTATGGTAATCCATCTTCAATTCATGCTAAAGGTAGAGAAGCACGTAAATATTTAGATGAATCAAGACGTAAAATTGGCCAATTATTAGGTGCAAATACCCATGAAATTATATTTACAAGCGGTGCAACAGAATCAAATAATACTGCAATTAAAGGCATAGTAAAGGCGAATGAACAGTTAGGTAATCATATTATTACTTCAAAAATTGAACATCATTCCGTGTTACATGTATTCGAACAACTTGAACGAGAAGGATTTGATGTAACTTATCTTGATGTTGACGATACTGGTGCAATTGACTTAGACCAATTAGAAGAAACTATTACGGATAAGACAATTTTAGTATCGATTATGTTTGTAAATAATGAAGTTGGTACAGTTCAACAAATTTATGACATTCAAGATATTATTGCTGAAACTAATGCATATTTCCATGTTGATGCAGTACAAGCAATCGGGCATCTTGATGTAAAATTTGATGAATTTAATATTGATGCAATGAGTATTACTGCACATAAATTTGGTGGTCCTAAAGGTGTAGGTGCATTGCTGGTTAAAGATCACGTAACATTAGATTATCCTCAACTTGGTGGAGAACAAGAATTGAAGCGTCGTGCAGGAACTGAAAATCTTGCACAAATAGTTGGAATGGCTAAAGCATTACAATTAGCAGAAGAAAACAGAGACAATAACAATATTCATTTAATGAATTTGAAAGAGCAATTTTTAGTGAAGTTACAAGAAAGAGCTATTCCGTTTGAATTAAATGGTTCTATGACGGAGTCAACAGGGCATATTGTAAATCTTTATTTCCCATTTGTTGAAGTGGAAACAATGTTAACGTTACTGGATATGGCTCAAGTTTATGTTTCATCAGGTTCAGCTTGTACAGCAGGATCAACGCAACCATCTCATGTTTTAGATGCGATGTTTGAAGATGAAGAACGTTCAAATCATTCAATTAGATTTAGTTTTAACGAATTAACTACTGAAAATGAAATCAATACAATTGTAGCTGAAATTCACAAAATATATTTTAAATTTAAGGAGGAGTCATAG
- a CDS encoding LLM class flavin-dependent oxidoreductase yields MTIKYSALNLVPIREGENERTAIIDMITLAQNLDDLSYERYWIAEHHNAPNLVSSATALLIQHTLEHTKQIRVGSGGIMLPNHAPLIVAEQFGTMETLFPNRVDLGLGRAPGTDMMTASALRRDQHDGVYKFPEEVSLLQQYFGPSNQQAYVRAYPAVDKHVPLYILGSSTDSAHLAARKGLPYVFAGHFAPQQMKEAIEIYKELFEPSDVLDEPYVIVCLNAIVAETDDEAQFLASTMAQVMVSITRGRMQPVQPPTHELQSMLTPREYAMAMDRQRHSLIGSEHTVKQQIQNFINVYGEVNEIMVVSYIYDKDKQIESYRRFKNVIDQMNQ; encoded by the coding sequence ATGACGATTAAATATTCAGCTTTAAACCTTGTACCGATTCGTGAAGGTGAAAATGAACGTACAGCAATTATTGATATGATAACACTCGCACAAAACTTAGATGACTTATCATATGAACGATACTGGATTGCTGAACATCATAATGCACCAAATTTAGTCAGTTCTGCCACAGCTCTATTAATTCAACATACTTTGGAACATACTAAACAGATTCGTGTTGGCTCTGGAGGTATCATGTTGCCTAACCATGCGCCTTTAATTGTTGCCGAGCAATTTGGCACTATGGAAACATTATTCCCTAATCGCGTTGATTTAGGACTAGGTCGTGCACCTGGAACAGATATGATGACAGCGAGCGCATTAAGACGCGATCAACATGATGGCGTATATAAATTTCCTGAAGAAGTGTCATTATTACAACAATATTTTGGTCCTAGTAACCAACAAGCATATGTACGAGCTTACCCAGCTGTTGATAAACATGTACCATTATATATTCTTGGTTCGTCGACTGACTCTGCTCACTTAGCGGCTCGTAAAGGACTTCCTTACGTATTCGCAGGCCATTTTGCACCTCAACAAATGAAAGAGGCAATCGAAATTTACAAAGAATTATTTGAACCTTCTGATGTATTAGATGAACCATATGTGATTGTTTGCTTAAATGCAATTGTTGCCGAAACTGATGACGAAGCACAGTTCCTAGCATCGACAATGGCACAAGTGATGGTTAGTATAACACGAGGAAGAATGCAACCAGTTCAACCTCCAACACATGAATTACAAAGTATGTTAACACCGAGGGAATACGCAATGGCCATGGACAGACAACGTCATTCATTAATCGGATCTGAACATACTGTCAAACAACAGATTCAAAATTTTATTAATGTTTATGGTGAAGTAAATGAAATAATGGTCGTAAGTTACATTTATGATAAAGACAAGCAAATCGAATCGTATCGTAGATTTAAAAACGTTATAGATCAGATGAACCAGTAA
- a CDS encoding CsbD family protein, with translation MADESKFDQFKGNVKETVGNVTDNKELEKEGQEDKAAGKAKEVVENAKNKITDAIDKLKK, from the coding sequence ATGGCAGATGAAAGTAAATTCGATCAATTTAAAGGAAACGTTAAAGAAACGGTAGGGAACGTAACAGATAATAAAGAATTAGAAAAAGAAGGACAAGAAGATAAAGCGGCTGGTAAAGCAAAAGAAGTCGTTGAAAATGCTAAAAACAAAATAACAGATGCAATTGACAAACTAAAAAAATAA